One genomic window of Triticum urartu cultivar G1812 unplaced genomic scaffold, Tu2.1 TuUngrouped_contig_6708, whole genome shotgun sequence includes the following:
- the LOC125530994 gene encoding uncharacterized protein LOC125530994 → MSNGSSPTSSSPSVCSRSWSISEDSLRRYVSYASESCIQELLAASDSGGAGRGGEGSGGGGEEDDGWQTLAYCNGVEIAKRRSGTGQMFRSRWLLYAVSPEQFMAVANAVDAAKQWESDLVDATYIKELGDDLSIIHLKFGDTSKRPGGLFRRRDLVVYERRQTMDDGTLVVAVASLPKEIAAGLLPRDSKGRSSVGRGLLLQSGWVVEKLLDDDGVESCIVTYVVQLDPAAGWLPRCIVSRLDNKLVTIIAKLKKLAQTTTCPSAPPAARSCNSEGN, encoded by the exons ATGAGCAATGGCAGCTCCCCCACATCCTCCTCCCCTTCGGTCTGCTCGAGGTCTTG GTCCATAAGTGAGGATTCTTTGAGGAGGTACGTGAGCTACGCTAGCGAGAGCTGCATCCAGGAGCTGCTCGCGGCGTCGGACTCCGGTGGCGCTGGACGGGGCGGGGAAGGAAGTGGAGGAGGCGGCGAGGAGGATGACGGGTGGCAGACGCTGGCGTACTGCAACGGCGTGGAGATAGCGAAGCGGCGGTCGGGGACAGGGCAGATGTTCCGGAGCCGGTGGCTGCTCTACGCCGTCTCGCCGGAGCAGTTCATGGCCGTCGCCAACGCCGTCGATGCCGCAAAG CAGTGGGAGTCTGACCTGGTCGACGCGACATACATCAAGGAGCTGGGCGACGACCTGAGCATCATCCACCTCAAGTTCGGCGACACCTCCAAGCGGCCGGGCGGCCTCTTCCGCCGCCGAGACCTCGTCGTGTACGAGCGGCGCCAGACCATGGACGACGGCACGCTGGTGGTGGCCGTGGCGTCGCTGCCCAAGGAGATCGCGGCGGGCCTTCTGCCGCGGGACTCCAAGGGCCGGAGCTCTGTCGGCCGGGGCCTGCTCCTGCAGTCCGGGTGGGTCGTCGAGAAGCTCCTTGACGACGACGGCGTCGAGTCGTGCATCGTGACCTACGTGGTGCAGCTTGACCCGGCGGCGGGGTGGCTGCCCCGGTGCATCGTCAGCCGGCTCGACAACAAGCTGGTCACCATCATCGCCAAGCTCAAGAAGCTGGCGCAGACCACTACGTGCCCGTCAGCACCACCAGCCGCCCGTAGTTGCAACTCCGAGGGGAATTAA